CGATAGCCAAACTCCATTTAGCCGAGGGAGTATCTTTCATTTTACGCGCTTCAGTTCCTGCCTCGGGAGCAACAACACTAGGTTTAATCAGCATTAATGCCGCCATCGCCAGCATGGCGCCAAGCAACAAATATTTAATGATCCATGAAGGAGCATAGGAGGCCGCTACTGCGCCAACCAAACCACCCACTAAGGTTGGCCATAAAATGGGAGCGACATCATCAGTATCCAATTTACCGTGTTTTTTGAAGCCCAATACCCCAGTTAAACACTGCAAAAAAATACCCACCCTATTAGTTGCATTTGCAACCTCTGCTGGAATCCCCATTACCATTAACGCAGGAAGTGTTAGATTCGATCCCCCTCCCGCCAAGGTATTGATAACTCCAGCAAATAATCCTACTGTGAGTAATAACAATCCATGATAAATTGTGAAATCCATTTAGCGCCTCATTAGCCCTTTGGTAAGTTTGACCTTATCACTGACGCAAGCTTTATTCAGTAGCAGATTTTTATCTTTAGTCTAAGCTGAGATTTTTCTATGCCAGAATTAAGCTTAACGTTATATGGATATAAGTAGTAAAAGGAATGGTTCAGTGAACTACGATTACAGCATTATTGGTGGAGGCATCGTAGGCCTTGCCAGCGCTTTAGAACTGATTAAGCGAAAACCTAGCGCCAAAATAGTGCTACTAGAAAAAGAATCCTCACTCGCCTTTCATCAAACAGGCCATAACAGCGGCGTAATTCATGCTGGCGTTTACTACCAGCCAGGCAGCCTAAAAGCCGAATTCTGTAAGCAGGGTTTATTAGACACCATCAGCTTTTGCCAACAGCACGACATTCCCTACTTGCAATGCGGCAAGCTACTCGTGGCCACCAATCAACAAGAATTGAGTGATATGCAGGCGCTCGCCACACGCTGTGAGCAGAATGGCATTGAGGTAAAACCGCTTAACGCCAAACAACTGCAGGAAATAGAACCTAACATCGTTGGCCTAGGTGCTTTGCAAGTAAAAGACACCGGCATCGTTAGTTACCCTCAAATCTGCCAAAAACTGGCCGAGTTATTTCAACAAGCGGGCGGCAAAATTTTGCTGTCTCACCAAGTGACAGGCTTGAGCGAACAAGCCGACAAGATATTGATCGATACGCAGCATGGTCAAATAAGTAGCCAATACCTTATAGCCTGTGGCGGGCTTATGGCAGATCGGCTATGCAGCATGCTTAAGCTAGATATCGACTTTCAAATTGTTCCTTATCGTGGCGAATACTATCAATTACAACCTCGTCATAACCAACTGATTAAACACCTTATCTATCCCATTCCTAATCCCGACTTACCGTTCTTAGGTGTTCACCTCACCAAGATGATTGATGGCAGCGTGACCGTTGGCCCCAATGCCGTGCAAGGCTGGTCAAGAGAGGGTTATAACAAGGGTTCCTTTAACCTTGCAGATACCAAAGAAATGCTCGGATTCAAGGGGTTCTGGAAGGTGGCTAAACAGCATTTTCGTAGCGGCCTTAGCGAAACTAAAGACTCCATGTTTAAATCTGGCTATTTGCAGCGGGTTAGAAAATATTGCCCTGGCTTAAATATTCATGACCTTCGCCCTTATCCTAGCGGCATTCGGGCTCAAGCAGTGTTAAGAGATGGAACCTTGGTTCACGACTTTTTATTTGCAAGCAGCCCGCGTAGCTTACACGTATGTAATGCGCCCTCGCCTGCGGCAACTTCTGCTTTTCCTATAAGTCGCTATATTTGCGACAAAGTGGAACAAGAGTTAGAGGCCAAAGCTTAGCGACTTAATCTAGTTAAAACGTCATTGCGCCTAATGTTGGCAATAAGAATCACCGAACAGGCAGCAGTATTGAGTCGATAACTAAACTCCACGGTACTTCAACAATCAGAATCAAGCGAGGCCGTTTACCCACTTAATAAGCGGCCTTTATTGCATTGCTGCTACCTGCCAAGAGTTACGCTCCGCCCACACCACAACTAATACCCGCTTGCGCTAAGCCCTATTCCACTCTAGGCTAAAACCTCCAACCAAGCGGTGATACCGTTTACTCATTACTAGGAAGTGCGAAATGATAGAAGTAGGACAAACAATCCCTGATGCTCCGCTGTCTGAGCTAAGTCAACAAGGGATGCAAAACCATACTAGCCACCAGCTTTTTGCTGGCAAAAAAGTGGTGCTATTTGCGGTGCCTGGCGCATTTACCCCTACTTGCTCCGAAGCTCACCTGCCGGGTTATGTGGTGCTTGCAGACGAAATAAAAGCCAAAGGCGTAGATCTTATAGCCTGTGTTTCGGTGAATGATGCCTTTGTTATGCAAGCTTGGGGCGAAACCCAAAATGCTGAGCATATTCAGATGCTAGCCGACGGAGATGCAAGCTTTACCAAAGCACTTGGCTTAGACATGGATACCGCTAGTTTTGGTGGCGTACGCTCCCAACGCTATGCGATGATTATTGATAACTTAACAGTCACTCAGCTAAACGTAGAACCGCCGAAAACCTTTGAGGTGAGCAAGGCCGAACACATCCTTAGTCAACTATAAACGTCTATAAGCCAGCAATGCTAAGTCGCCTAAATACTCTACATCTAGCCGCTCTGCGATTTAGTATTGTTTTGGTCTGCCTATTCTCTCTTT
The Agarivorans aestuarii DNA segment above includes these coding regions:
- the lhgO gene encoding L-2-hydroxyglutarate oxidase, encoding MNYDYSIIGGGIVGLASALELIKRKPSAKIVLLEKESSLAFHQTGHNSGVIHAGVYYQPGSLKAEFCKQGLLDTISFCQQHDIPYLQCGKLLVATNQQELSDMQALATRCEQNGIEVKPLNAKQLQEIEPNIVGLGALQVKDTGIVSYPQICQKLAELFQQAGGKILLSHQVTGLSEQADKILIDTQHGQISSQYLIACGGLMADRLCSMLKLDIDFQIVPYRGEYYQLQPRHNQLIKHLIYPIPNPDLPFLGVHLTKMIDGSVTVGPNAVQGWSREGYNKGSFNLADTKEMLGFKGFWKVAKQHFRSGLSETKDSMFKSGYLQRVRKYCPGLNIHDLRPYPSGIRAQAVLRDGTLVHDFLFASSPRSLHVCNAPSPAATSAFPISRYICDKVEQELEAKA
- a CDS encoding peroxiredoxin — translated: MIEVGQTIPDAPLSELSQQGMQNHTSHQLFAGKKVVLFAVPGAFTPTCSEAHLPGYVVLADEIKAKGVDLIACVSVNDAFVMQAWGETQNAEHIQMLADGDASFTKALGLDMDTASFGGVRSQRYAMIIDNLTVTQLNVEPPKTFEVSKAEHILSQL
- a CDS encoding sulfite exporter TauE/SafE family protein, giving the protein MDFTIYHGLLLLTVGLFAGVINTLAGGGSNLTLPALMVMGIPAEVANATNRVGIFLQCLTGVLGFKKHGKLDTDDVAPILWPTLVGGLVGAVAASYAPSWIIKYLLLGAMLAMAALMLIKPSVVAPEAGTEARKMKDTPSAKWSLAIAGFYGGFVQAGVGFILVAALAGSLRYDLVRANALKLVCTIAFTSVALVVFIARDQVLWLPGLVLAIGYIIGAHYAVKFAIKAAANTLKWFLFVMTLVGCVAALWF